From Portunus trituberculatus isolate SZX2019 chromosome 37, ASM1759143v1, whole genome shotgun sequence, one genomic window encodes:
- the LOC123513977 gene encoding LOW QUALITY PROTEIN: ribonucleoside-diphosphate reductase large subunit-like (The sequence of the model RefSeq protein was modified relative to this genomic sequence to represent the inferred CDS: inserted 1 base in 1 codon) — MVQEVKMWSKMYVLKRDGRKEPVMFDKVTSRVQKLCYGLNMDFIDPASITLKVINGIYCGVKTVELDNLAAETAATMTTRHPDYAVLAARIAISNLHKETKKLFSEVMDSLRNMKSEKTGKNMPMISDMHHAIIMKHADKLNSAIVYDRDFSYNYFGFKTLERSYLLKINGKVVERPQHMLMRVAVGIHEEDIDAAIETYELLSGKWFTHASPTLFNAATCRPQLSSCFLLTMKDDSIEGIYDTLKHCALISKSAGGIGVNVHCIRASGSYISGTNGTSNGLVPMLRVYNNTARYVDQGGNKRPGAFAVYLEPWHADVFDFLDLRKNTGKEETRARDLFYALWIPDIFMRRVEANEEWSLMCPAECPGLHDTWGEKFEELYLRYEKEGRAKRKVKAQALWYAIIESQVETGTPYMLYKDSCNRKSNQQNLGTIKCSNLCTEIVEYSSPDEIAVCNLASIALNMYVNPDKTYNFQKLKEVTKVVTRNLNKIIDVNYYPVEEARRSNMRHRPIGIGVQGLADAFILMRYPFDSPKAQLLNKQXFETIYYGAMEASCELAKEEGPYETYEGSPVSKGIFQYDMWNVTPTDLHDWATLKEKVAKYGVRNSLLLAPMPTASTAQILGNNESIEAYTSNIYSRRVLSGEFQIVNHHLLRDLTERGLWDDNMRNTLVAHNGSIQNIDAIPDDLKALYKTVWEISQKIILQMAADRGAFIDQSQSLNIHIAQPNYGKLTSMHFHAWKLGLKTGMYYLRTKPAANAIQFTVDKTKVSKTVNGDSHTNGTNSESSKNGSDDVTSHEAQNMADMVCSLENKEACLSCGS, encoded by the exons aTGGTCCAGGAAGTCAAGATGTGGTCCAAGATGTACGTCCTGAAGAGAG ACGGACGCAAGGAACCTGTCATGTTCGACAAGGTCACGTCCCGAGTGCAGAAGCTGTGTTATGGCCTCAACATGGACTTCATTGACCCG GCCTCCATCACCCTCAAAGTAATCAATGGTATCTACTGTGGCGTGAAGACAGTGGAGCTGGACAACCTGGCAGCTGAGACGGCAGCCACCATGACTACCCGCCACCCTGACTACGCTGTGCTGGCTGCCAGAATTGCCATCTCCAACCTACATAAGGAGACCAAGAAGCTGTTCAGTG AGGTGATGGACAGCCTACGCAACATGAAGAGTGAGAAGACGGGTAAGAATATGCCAATGATCAGCGATATGCACCATGCCATCATCATGAAGCATGCTGACAAGCTCAACTCAGCCATTGTCTATGACCGGGATTTCTCATACAACTACTTTGGTTTCAAG ACTCTAGAGCGGTCATACCTCCTGAAGATCAACGGCAAGGTGGTGGAGCGGCCGCAGCACATGTTGATGCGAGTGGCGGTTGGCATCCACGAGGAGGACATTGATGCTGCCATTGAGACCTATGAGCTGCTGTCTGGGAAGTGGTTCACTCACGCCTCGCCAACGCTCTTCAATGCTGCCACCTGCCGCCCACAGCTCTCCAG CTGCTTCCTGCTCACCATGAAAGATGATAGCATAGAGGGCATCTATGACACACTGAAGCATTGTGCCCTCATCTCAAAGTCTGCTGGTGGCATCGGGGTCAATGTTCACTGCATCCGGGCTAGTGGCAGCTACATCAGTGGCACCAATGGCACTTCCAACGGCCTAGTGCCAATGCTGCGCGTCTACAACAACACAG CTCGCTATGTGGACCAGGGTGGCAACAAGAGGCCAGGAGCATTTGCCGTATACCTGGAGCCATGGCACGCTGATGTCTTTGACTTTCTGGATCTGCGCAAGAATACAGGCAAA GAGGAGACAAGAGCCAGGGATCTGTTCTACGCTTTGTGGATCCCAGATATCTTCATGCGTAGAGTGGAGGCCAATGAGGAGTGGAGTCTGATGTGTCCTGCTGAGTGTCCAGGCCTCCATGACACTTGGG gtgaGAAATTTGAGGAGCTGTACCTCCGTTATGAGAAGGAAGGCCGTGccaagaggaaggtgaaggccCAGGCGCTGTGGTATGCCATCATTGAGTCACAG GTGGAGACAGGGACTCCTTACATGCTGTACAAGGATTCCTGCAATCGTAAGAGCAACCAGCAGAACCTGGGAACCATCAAGTGCTCCAATCTTTGCACAGAGATTGTGGAATACTCCTCCCCTGATGAG ATTGCAGTGTGTAACTTGGCCTCTATTGCCCTGAATATGTACGTTAACCCCGACAAAACGTACAATTTCCAGAAGCTGAAGGAAGTGACAAAG GTGGTGACGAGGAACTTGAACAAGATCATTGATGTGAACTACTACCCTGTGGAGGAGGCGAGGCGCTCCAACATGAGGCACAGACCCATTGGGATCGGGGTTCAGGGCCTGGCCGACGCCTTCATCctcatgag GTATCCGTTTGATTCTCCAAAAGCTCAGCTCTTGAACAAGC ATTTTGAGACAATCTACTATGGAGCGATGGAGGCAAGCTGTGAACTGGCCAAGGAAGAGGGACCTTACGAGACCTATGAAGGCTCTCCTGTCAGCAAAGGG ATCTTCCAGTATGACATGTGGAATGTGACACCAACAGACCTGCATGACTGGGCCACCCTGAAAGAGAAGGTTGCTAAGTATGGTGTGCGCAACTCTCTCCTACTGGCACCCATGCCCACGGCTTCCACTGCCCAGATCCTTGGCAATAATGAGTCCATCGAGGCATACACCTCCAACATCTACAGCAGACGTGTCCTCTCTGGAGAGTTCCAA ATTGTGAATCACCACCTCCTGCGAGACCTGACAGAACGAGGCCTCTGGGACGACAACATGAGGAACACACTGGTAGCACACAATGGCTCCATCCAG AACATTGATGCAATCCCTGATGACTTGAAGGCATTGTACAAGACTGTGTGGGAGATCTCCCAGAAAATCATTCTTCAGATGGCAGCAGATCGTGGAGCATTCATTGACCAGAGTCAGTCCCTCAACATTCACATTGCTCAACCCAATTATGGAAAGCTGACATCAATGCACTTCCACGCATGGAAGCTG GGCCTCAAGACTGGCATGTATTACCTGCGTACCAAGCCAGCAGCCAACGCCATCCAGTTCACTGTTGACAAGACCAAAGTGAGCAAGACAGTCAATGGTGACTCTCACACAAATGGAACCAACAGTGAATCCAGCAAAAATGGAAGCGATGACGTTACTTCCCATGAAGCACAGAACATGGCTGACATGGTGTGTTCTCTGGAGAACAAGGAGGCTTGCCTCAGCTGTGGCTCATAG